A portion of the Camarhynchus parvulus unplaced genomic scaffold, STF_HiC, whole genome shotgun sequence genome contains these proteins:
- the LLGL1 gene encoding lethal(2) giant larvae protein homolog 1 — translation TVEHGFPSQPSALAYDPVLRVMAIGTKAGAVKLYGAPGVELTGLHKETATVTQLHFLPGQGWLLSLLDDNTLHLWEVCQKEGCSHLEETRSFGLPGRPGSAGANCSPGITRVTVVLPMAAGAMVCLGTEGGAVYFVTLPTLTLLEDKTLFPDEILQSVPDDYRCGKALGPVESIQEHPRNGSRLLIGYSRGLLVLWEQSTRAVLHLFLGNQQLESLAWEQSGTSIVSSHSDGGYMVWAASGTGLRTQQPVMSTIPYGPFPCKAISKILWRTCESGNPFIIFSGGMPRASYGDRHCVSVLQGQTLATLDFTSRVIDFFTVQSAEVPEGGFENPRALVVLVEEELVAIDLQTPGWPTIPAPYLAPLHSSAITCSCHVSNVPLKLWERIVSVGEQQSPRQSSAAWPIDGGKNLAQEPTQRGLLLTGHEDGTVRFWDASGVSLKPLYKLGTANIFQTDCEHNDSLNQAGEEEWPPFRKVGCFDPYSDDPRLGVQKIALCKYTAKMVVAGTAGQVLVMELSDEKSEHAVSVATVDLLQDREGFTWKGHDRLAPRNGPLHFPPGFQPSVLVQCVPPAAVTAVTLHSEWNLVAFGTSHGFGLFDYYRRNPVLARCTLHPNDSLAMEGPLSRVKSLKKSLRQSFRRIRKSRVSGKKRLNASSPSSKVQEANAQLAEQAGPPEVEMTPVQRRIEPRSADDSLSGVVRCLYFADTFLRDAAHHGPTMWAGTNSGSVFAYALEVPSQEKFSERAVEAVLGKEIQLMHRAPVVAIAVLDGRGNPLPEPYEVSRDLAKAPDMQGSHSMLISSEEQFKVFTLPKVSAKTKFKLTAHEGCRVRKVALVSLASAGSEERLENCLACLTNLGDIHIFTVPSLRPQVHYSCIRKEDISGIASCVFTKHGQGFYLISPSEFERFSLSARNVTEPLCRLEVARLQDTSCLSNSSAVTPKLPQANGTHVPRSSEGQHSPSDSDRSPEEHPAAFSPGPIDSPNSSLETPLDTTGDITVEEVKDFLASSEEAEQNLRNTSEDEARPTGILIK, via the exons ACGGTGGAGCACGGcttccccagccagcccagcgCCCTGGCCTACGACCCGGTCCTGCGAGTGATGGCCATCGGCACCAAGGCGGGAGCCGTCAAGCT ATATGGCGCACCGGGTGTGGAGCTGACAGGCCTGCACAAGGAGACGGCCACTGTCACCCAGCTGCACTTCCTTCCCGGCCAG ggctggctcctgtcGCTGCTGGACGACAACACGCTGCACCTGTGGGAGGTGTGCCAGAAGGagggctgctcccacctggaGGAGACCCGCAGCTTCGGCCTCCCGGGACGCCCAGGGTCCGCCGGCGCTAA ctgctcccctggcatCACACGGGTGACAGTGGTCCTGCCCATGGCTGCTGGTGCCATGGTCTGCCTGGGCACTGAGGGCGGTGCCGTGTACTTTGTCACCTTGCCCACCCTGACGCTGCTGGAGGACAAAACCCTCTTCCCAGATGAGATCCTGCAGAG TGTCCCCGATGATTACCGCTGCGGGAAGGCGCTGGGGCCCGTGGAGTCCATCCAGGAGCACCCTCGCAATGGCAGCCGGCTCCTCATCGGCTACAGCCGGGGGCTGCTGGtcctgtgggagcagagcactCGTGCTGTCCTGCATCTCTTCCTGGGCAACCAG cagctggagagcctGGCCTGGGAGCAGAGCGGGACGAGCATCGTCAGCTCCCACAGCGATGGCGGGTACATGGTGTGGGCAGCGAGCGGCACCGGCCTGAGGACCCAGCAGCCCGTCATGTCCACCATCCCCTACG GGCCGTTCCCTTGCAAAGCCATCAGCAAAATCCTCTGGAGAACCTGCGAGTCAGG GAACCCCTTCATCATCTTCAGTGGGGGGATGCCACGGGCCAGCTATGGTGACAGGCACTGTGTCAGCGTGCTGCAGGGCCAGACCCTGGCCACGCTCGACTTCACCTCCCGCGTCATTGACTTCTTCACTGTGCAGAGCGCAGAGGTGCCCGAGGGAG gcttTGAGAACCCCCGAGCCCTCGTGGTGCtggtggaggaggagctggtggcCATCGACCTGCAGACGCCGGGCTGGCCCACCATCCCTGCCCCGTACCTGGCACCTCTGCACTCCTCTGCCATCACCTGCTCCTGCCATGTCTCCAACGTGCCCCTCAAGCTCTGGGAGAGGATCGTCAGCgtgggggagcagcagagcccccgGCAATCCTCTGCG gCTTGGCCCATTGATGGGGGGAAGAACCTGGCCCAGGAGCCCACGCAGAGGGGGCTTCTCCTCACTGG GCACGAGGACGGCACGGTGCGGTTCTGGGACGCCTCGGGGGTCTCCCTGAAGCCCCTCTACAAGCTGGGCACCGCCAACATCTTCCAGACAGACTGTGAGCACAACGACAGCCTCAACCAGGCAGGCGAGGAGGAGTGGCCTCCGTTCCGCAAG GTGGGCTGCTTTGATCCCTACAGCGATGACCCGCGCCTGGGCGTGCAGAAGATCGCGCTCTGCAAGTACACGGCCAAGATGGTGGTGGCTGGCACGGCGGGGCAG gtgctggtgaTGGAGCTGAGCGACGAGAAGTCGGAGCACGCGGTCAGCGTGGCCACCGTGGACCTGCTGCAGGACCGTGAGGGCTTCACCTGGAAGGGCCACGACCGGCTGGCCCCCCGGAACGGGCCCCTCCACTTCCCCCCTGGCTTCCAGCCCAGCGTGCTGGTGCAGTGCGTGCCCCCCGCCGCCGTCACCGCCGTCACCCTCCACTCCGAGTGGAACCTCGTGGCCTTCGGCACCAGCCACGGCTTCGGGCTCTTCGACTACTACAGACGCAACCCCGTGCTGGCCAG GTGTACGCTGCACCCCAACGACTCGCTGGCCATGGAGGGGCCCCTGTCCCGCGTGAAGTCCCTCAAGAAGTCCCTGCGCCAGTCCTTCCGCCGCATCCGCAAGAGCCGCGTGTCGGGCAAGAAGAGGCTCAACgccagcagcccctccagcaAG gtgcaggaggCCAACGcgcagctggcagagcaggcgGGTCCCCCCGAGGTGGAGATGACGCCGGTGCAGCGGCGGATCGAGCCTCGCTCGGCTGATGATTCCCTTTCAGGGGTCGTGCGGTGCCTCTACTTTGCCGACACCTTCCTCCGTGACG CCGCCCACCACGGCCCCACGATGTGGGCAGGGACCAACTCGGGCTCGGTGTTCGCCTACGCCCTGGAGGTGCCGTCGCAGGAGAAGTTCTCGGAGCGGGCGGTGGAGGcggtgctggggaaggagatccAGCTTATGCACCGGGCGCCCGTGGTGGCCATTGCGGTGCTGGACGGGCGGGGGAACCCCCTGCCCGAGCCCTACGAGGTGTCTCGGGACCTGGCCAAGGCCCCTGACATGCAGGGCAGCCACTCCATGCTCATCTCCTCCGAGGAACAGTTCAAG gTGTTCACGCTGCCCAAAGTGAGTGCCAAGACCAAGTTCAAGCTGACAGCACACGAGGGCTGCCGAGTGAGGAAGGTGGCCCTGGTGAGCCTGGCCAGTGCTGGCTCcgaggagaggctggaaaacTGCCTGGCCTGTCTCACCAACCTGGGGGACATCCACATCTTCACCGTGCCCAGCCTGCGGCCCCAGGTCCACTACAGCTGCATCCGTAAGGAGGACATCAGCGGCATCGCCTCCTGTGTCTTCACCAAGCACGGCCAAG GTTTCTACCTAATTTCACCATCCGAGTTCGAGCGCTTCTCGCTGAGCGCCAGGAATGTGACAGAGCCACTGTGCCGGCTGGAGGTCGCCCGGCTCCAGGACACCTCCTGCCTCAG CAACAGCTCAGCGGTGACGCCGAAGCTGCCGCAGGCGAACGGCACCCACGTCCCCCGCAGCTCCGAGGGCCAGCACTCTCCCTCAGACAGCGACC GGTCCCCTGAGGAGCACCCGGCTGCCTTCTCGCCCGGCCCCATTGACTCCCCCAACAGCAGCCTGGAGACCCCGCTGGACACCACTGGGGACATCACTGTGGAGGAAGTGAAGGATTTCCTGGC gtcCTCGGAGGAAGCGGAGCAGAACCTGAGGAACACCAGCGAGGACGAGGCCCGGCCCACGGGGATCCTCATCAAGTGA
- the FLII gene encoding protein flightless-1 homolog — protein MAATGVLPFVRGVDLSGNDFKGGYFPEHVKAMTSLRWLKLNRTGLCYLPEELAALQKLEHLSVSHNSLTTLHGELSGLPCLRAIVARANSLKNSGVPDDIFQLDDLSVLDLSYNQLTECPRELENAKNMLVLNLGHNSIDTIPNQLFINLTDLLYLDLSDNKLESLPPQMRRLVHLQTLILNNNPLLHAQLRQLPAMTALQTLHLRNTQRTQSNLPTSLEALVNLADVDLSCNDLSRVPECLYTLGSLRRLNLSSNQITELSLCIDQWTQLETLNLSRNQLTSLPSAICKLTKLKKMYLNSNKLDFDGIPSGIGKLTNLEEFMAANNNLELIPESLCRCSKLRKLVLNKNRLVTLPEAIHFLTDLEILDVRENPSLVMPPKPADRSSEWYNIDFSLQNQLRLAGASPATVAAAAAGSSTKDPLARKMRLRRRKDSAQDDQAKQVLKGMSDVAQEKNKKIEESGEAKAPDLKTRRWDQGLEKPQLDYSEFFSEDVGQLPGLCVWQIENFVPTLVDEAFHGKFYEADCYIVLKTFLDENGSLNWEIYYWIGQEATLDKKACSAIHAVNLRNYLGAECRSIREEMGDESEEFLQVFDNDISYIEGGTASGFFTVEDTQYVTRLYRVYGKKNVKLEPVALKGTLLDPRFVFLLDHGLDLLVWRGSQATLSSTTKARLFAEKINKNERKGKAEITLLTQGQETPEFWEVLGGQPEEIRPCVPDDFQPHKPKLYKVGLGLGYLELPQINYKLSVEHKKRLKADLMPEMRLLQSLLDTKSVYILDCWSDVFIWIGRKSSRLVRAAALKLSQELCTMLHRPKHAMVTRNLEGTECQVFKSKFKNWDDVLRVDYTRNAETVLQDGGLAGKVRKDAEKKDQMKADLTALFLPRQPPMPLSEAEQLMEEWNEDLDGMEGFVLEGKKFTRLPEEEFGHFHTHDCYVFLCRYWVPVEYEEDEEKKKKGEGKGEEEGEEEEEEKQPEEDSQCIVYFWQGREASNMGWLTFTFSLQKKFESHFRGKLEVVRMTQQQENPKFLSHFKRRFVIHRGKRKDRVSTPQPSLYHIRTNGGALCTRCIQINTDAALLNSEFCFILKVPFESTDNQGIVYTWVGRAADPDEAKLAEDIMNHMFDDSYSKQVINEGEEPENFFWVGIGGQKPYDEDADYMKHSRLFRCSNEKGYFSVSEKCSDFCQDDLADDDIMLLDNGREVYMWVGTQTSQVEIKLSLKACQVYIQHMRSKDPSHPRKLRLVRKGNEPWPFTRCFHAWSVFRKPPT, from the exons ATGGCGGCCACCGGCGTCCTGCCCTTCGTCCGCGGCGTCGATCTCAGCGGCAACGACTTCAAG ggcgGGTACTTCCCGGAGCACGTGAAGGCCATGACGAGCCTGCGCTGGCTGAAGCTGAACCGCACAGGGCTCTGTTACCTGCCCGAGGAGCTCGCTGCCCTCCAGAAGCTG gaacacCTCTCCGTGAGCCACAACAGCCTCACCACGCTCCATGGGGAGCTCTCTGGCCTGCCCTGCCTCCGG GCAATTGTGGCTCGTGCAAACAGCCTGAAGAACTCAGGAGTGCCTGATGACATCTTCCAGCTGGATGACCTCTCAGTGCTG gatCTGAGCTACAACCAGCTCACAGAGTgtcccagggagctggagaatGCTAAGAACATGCTGGTCCTTAACCTTGGCCACAACAG CATCGACACCATCCCCAACCAGCTCTTCATCAACCTCACGGACCTGCTGTACCTGGACCTGAGTGACAACAAGCTGGAGAGTCTCCCACCGCAGATGAGGCGCCTGGTGCACCTGCAGACCCTCATCCTCAACAACAACCCCCTGCTGCACGCCCAGCTCCG gcagctcccagccatgacagccctgcagaccctgCACCTGCGCAACACCCAGCGCACGCAGAGCAACCTGCCCACCAGCCTCGAGGCCCTGGTGAACCTGGCAG ATGTGGACCTGTCCTGCAATGACCTCAGCCGTGTCCCCGAGTGTCTCTacaccctgggcagcctgcGGCGCCTCAACCTCAGCAGCAACCAGATCACAGAGCTGTCCCTCTGCATTGACCAGTGGACCCAGCTGGAGACCCTCAACCTGTCCCGTAACCAGCTCACCTCCTTACCT tcGGCCATCTGTAAGCTGACCAAGCTGAAGAAGATGTACCTGAACTCCAACAAGCTGGACTTTGATGGGATCCCCTCGGGCATTGGCAAGCTCACCAACCTTGAGGAGTTCATGGCAGCCAACAACAACCTGGAGCTCATCCCTGAGAGCCTGTGCAG GTGCTCCAAGCTGAGGAAGTTGGTGCTGAACAAGAACCGCCTGGTGACTCTGCCAGAGGCCATCCACTTCTTGACAGATTTGGAG ATCCTGGACGTGCGAGAGAACCCCAGCCTGGTGATGCCCCCGAAGCCGGCGGATCGCTCCTCGGAGTGGTACAACATCGACTTCTCCCTGCAGAACCAGCTCCGCCTGGCCGGCGCCTCCCCTGCCACCgtcgccgccgccgctgcgg ggagcagcaccaaGGACCCGCTGGCCCGCAAGATGCGGCTGCGGCGGCGCAAGGACTCTGCCCAGGATGACCAGGCCAAGCAGGTGCTGAAGGGGATGTCGGATGTGGCCCAGGAGAAGAATAAGAAGATAGAG GAGAGTGGGGAGGCGAAGGCGCCGGACCTGAAGACACGGCGCTGGGATCAGGGCCTGGAGAAGCCCCAGCTGGACTACTCAGAGTTCTTCAGCGAGGATGTGGGGCAGCTGCCTGGCCTCTGTGTCTGGCAGATCGAGAACTTCGTGCCCACGCTGGTGGATGAGGCTTTCCATGGCAAGTTCTACGAAGCCGACTGCTACATCGTGCTCAAG ACCTTCCTGGATGAGAATGGCTCCCTGAACTGGGAGATCTACTACTGGATCGGGCAGGAGGCCACACTGGACAAGAAGGCCTGTTCAGCCATCCATGCCGTCAACCTCCGCAACTACCTGGGGGCTGAGTGCCGCAGCATCCGGGAGGAGATGGGGGATGAAAGTGAAGAGTTCCTTCAG gTCTTTGACAATGACATCTCCTACATCGAGGGTGGCACGGCCAGCGGTTTCTTCACCGTTGAGGACACGCAATATGTCACCAG gctcTACCGTGTCTATGGGAAGAAGAATGTCAAGCTGGAGCCAGTGGCACTGAAAGGGACATTGCTGGACCCCCG gtttgttttcctcctggaCCATGGCCTCGACCTCCTGGTGTGGCGTGGGAGCCAGGCCACGCTGAGCAGCACCACCAAGGCCAG gctCTTCGCCGAGAAGATCAACAAGAACGAGCGGAAGGGCAAGGCCGAGATCACGCTGCTCACCCAGGGCCAGGAGACCCCTGAAttctgggaggtgctgggggggcAGCCTGAGGAGATCCGACCCTGTGTCCCTGATGACTTCCAGCCCCACAAGCCCAAGCTGTACAAG GTTGGCCTTGGTCTGGGCTACCTGGAGCTTCCCCAGATCAACTACAAACTCTCCGTGGAGCACAAGAAGAGGCTGAAGGCTGATCTGATGCCAGAGATGCGCCTG ctgcagagcctgctggaCACCAAGAGTGTGTACATCCTGGACTGCTGGTCCGATGTCTTCATCTGGATCGGGAGGAAATCGTCGCGGCTGGTGCGGGCGGCGGCGCTGAAgctgagccaggagctgtgcaccATGCTGCACCGGCCCAAGCACGCCATGGTCACCAGGAACCTGGAGGGCACCGAGTGCCAG GTGTTCAAGTCCAAGTTCAAGAACTGGGATGACGTCCTGCGCGTGGATTACACCCGGAACGCCGAGACAGTGCTGCAGGACGGGGGCCTGGCCGGCAAGGTCCGCAAGGACGCCGAGAAGAAGGACCAGATGAAGGCCGACCTCACCGCACTCTTCCTGCCCCGCCAGCCCCCCATGCCCCTCAGCGAG GCGGAGCAGCTGATGGAGGAGTGGAACGAGGACCTGGATGGCATGGAGGGCTTCGTGCTGGAGGGCAAGAAATTCACTCGCCTGCCTGAGGAGGAGTTTGGCCACTTCCACACCCACGACTGCTATGTCTTCCTGTGCAG GTACTGGGTGCCAGTGGAGTAcgaggaggatgaggaaaaaaagaagaagggtGAAGgcaaaggggaagaggagggtgaggaagaagaggaagagaagcagcCAGAGGAAGACTCCCAGTGCATCGTCTACTTCTGGCAGGGCCGGGAGGCCTCCAACATGGGCTGGCTCACCTTCACCTTCAGCCTCCAGAAGAAGTTTGAGAGTCACTTCCGTGGCAAGCTGGAG GTGGTGCGCAtgacccagcagcaggagaaccCCAAGTTCCTCTCACACTTCAAGAGAAGGTTTGTGATCCACCGGGGCAAGAGGAAGGACCGGGTCAGcactccccagcccagcctgtaCCACATCCGCACCAACGGCGGGGCCCTCTGCACCAG GTGCATCCAGATCAACACGGACGCTGCTCTGCTCAACTCCGAGTTCTGCTTCATCCTCAAG GTGCCTTTTGAGAGCACGGACAACCAGGGCATTGTCTACACCTGGGTGGGCCGGGCAGCTGACCCTGATGAGGCCAAGCTGGCTGAGGACATCATGAACCACATGTTTGATGACTCCTACAGCAAACAG GTCATCAATGAGGGAGAAGAACCTGAAAACTTCTTCTGGGTGGGCATTGGGGGCCAGAAGCCCTACGATGAAGATGCCGACTACATGAAGCACTCACGGCTCTTCAG GTGCTCCAATGAGAAAGGTTATTTCTCCGTGTCAGAAAAGTGCTCAGATTTCTGCCAGGATGACCTGGCTGATGATGACATCATGCTGCTGGACAACGGGCGGGAG GTCTACATGTGGGTGGGCACCCAGACCAGCCAGGTGGAGATCAAGCTGAGCCTCAAGGCGTGCCAG GTCTACATCCAGCACATGCGCTCCAAGGACCCCAGCCATCCCCGCAAGCTCCGGCTGGTGCGGAAAGGCAACGAGCCCTGGCCCTTCACCCGCTGCTTCCACGCCTGGAGCGTGTTCCGCAAGCCGCCCACCTAA
- the MIEF2 gene encoding mitochondrial dynamics protein MID49 has translation MAAFWQQRGRRQESGGLGSVLDGLGSVFDVLLANARLVLGVSGAAVLAIATLAVKRLIDRATSPRDEGDPKAEQKSLEDSWQDLALIKTTPKPTKKQRREDLSEPLLSAARPVVPDPRGSSAPLGAPQVQSRPLRCLTLQEKLLSHSSQLVVPEFQVSLVPQLARSICSQLQNFLRSKFPELPFGRLSLSGALLDGLEVLAADHVHLMLPLVLDAGLWSLISGEDTVVRNPQYWMIKRIDLGYFPRGCSPWDRFMVGQYLSSSVLNETLHKLLVASINWPAIGGLLGCAIHPVVASRELKLEVKHDQVDLSITLLPVVEMEDKVLLAVPPEGLVENLWLESFYRAEVSRLKELDAADSGARQLCLRILNGVCKRQPRLHKLGGSPLTHLILHLSDTASDWAEESLADRFQQVLEELVASLEKGVLPSYFNPKINLFSGLLEEEVDEMGFVLYRAITEPEVLLK, from the exons ATGGCGGCGTTTTGGCAGCAGCGGGGCAGGCGGCAGGAGAGCGGCGGGCTGGGCAGTGTCCTGGACGGGCTGGGCAGCGTGTTCGATGTGCTGCTGGCCAAcgccaggctggtgctgggcgTCAGCGGCGCCGCCGTGCTGGCCATCGCCACGCTGGCTGTCAAGAGG CTGATCGACCGAGCCACCAGCCCCCGGGATGAGGGCGATCCCAAAGCTGAGCAGAAATCCCTGGAGGACAGCTGGCAGGACTTGGCATTGATCAAGACAACACCAAAACCCACCAAGAAGCAGAGAAGGGAAGACCTCAGCGAGCccctgctgtctgcagctcGGCCTGTGGTGCCAG ACCCCAGGGGCTCCTCTGCCCCTCTGGGGGCTCCTCAGGTCCAGTCCAGGCCCCTGCGCTGCCTCACGCTGCAGGAGAAGCTCCTCtcacacagcagccagctggtCGTGCCCGAGTTCCAAGTGTCCCTTGTCCCACAGCTggccaggagcatctgcagccaACTGCAGAACTTCCTGCGGAGCaaattcccagagctgcccttcGGCCGCCTCTCCCTCAGCGGGGCCCTGCTCGATGGCCTTGAGGTGCTGGCAGCTGACCACGTCCACCTCATGCTCCCGCTGGTCCTTGACGCCGGGCTCTGGAGCCTCATCTCAGGAGAGGACACTGTGGTGAGGAACCCCCAGTACTGGATGATCAAGAGGATCGATCTGGGCTATTTCCCTCGtgggtgcagcccctgggacaGGTTCATGGTGGGCCAGTACCTGTCCTCCAGCGTGCTCAACGAGACCCTCCACAAGCTGCTGGTGGCCTCCATCAACTGGCCTGCCATTGGTggcctgctgggctgtgccatccACCCCGTGGTGGCCTCCCGAGAGCTGAAGCTGGAAGTCAAACACGATCAGGTTGATCTGAGCATCACCCTCTTGCCAGTGGTGGAAATGGAGGACAAGGTTCTTCTGGCTGTTCCTCCTGAAGGACTGGTGGAAAACCTGTGGCTGGAGAGCTTTTACAGGGCGGAGGTGTcgaggctgaaggagctggatgCTGCCGACTCCGGGGCTCGGCAGCTCTGCCTGCGCATCCTGAACGGAGTCTGCAagaggcagcccaggctgcacaaACTGGGGGGCAGCCCCCTGACCCACCTCATCCTGCACCTCAGTGACACTGCCTCGGACTGGGCAGAGGAGAGCCTTGCTGACAGGTTCCAGCAGGTGCTCGAGGAGCTGGTGGCTTCCCTGGAGAAAGGAGTCCTGCCTTCCtatttcaaccccaaaatcaacctGTTCTCGGGGCTCTTGGAAGAGGAAGTTGATGAGATGGGCTTTGTGCTCTACAGGGCAATAACTGAGCCAGAGGTCCTGCTGAAGTGA